TTATTTCCTCATCCCAGTCTTTGTAGTTGGAGCTTTTCATTATATTGATTTCATATTCCCCTTGCGGAAGTTTGTAATTTATAAGTGGAGTGTATCCGATAATGTTTGTATCAATTTTGACGATACTGCTGTCAAAATTGGAGTAGATGGTGAGGGTGTGTTTTGTTGAATCATCTTGAGAGAAAGCGTTATTAGCCAATAAAATTATTGCAAAGAAGAAAATTTTATTTAGAATGTTGAATTTCATGTGGTAAAGAATGGGATTCCCGCCTGCGCGGGAATGACTTCGTTTTTTTATCCTCCGAATGGGGATATTACACACCCTGTCTCCGACTTTGTCGAAATCACCTCTTTCAAGAGGAGAATTTTTTGTTTTACGTTTGCTGTTTTACGTTTTATGTCATTCATACTTAAAGCAATATATCTCTTTGTTTTCGCAGGCGATGAAGAGAAAATTTTTCCAGACAAGCGGAGATGCTTTCAGGCGTGACTCAAAGGACATTTCCCAAAACTTGCTTCCATCATTTGTGTTTAGTATATAGAAATTTCTATCAAGTGAGCTGATAAGAATTTTATCATTTACAACTAACGGCGAGCCGTTTATTGTTCCTGCGGTTTTAAACTGCCAATTTTCATTTCCAGAATTTACGTCAAGCGAATGTATAACTCCGTCAACTCCGGAAACGATAACATTGTTTCCATAAAACGAACATGAAGAAATAAAAGTAGTGTTCAAATCTTTTTTCCAAAGTAGAGAACCGTCGAGATTCATGCAGTAAATATTTTTATCATCTGAACAGACAAATAATTTATTATTATATATAGAAGGGTCAGAATAAACCGGGGCATTTGTTTTGTAAGACCAGTTAATTTTTCCTGTTTGTTTATTGAGGCAATAAATAAATCCGTTTACGTTGCAGACGATTACGTTATTTCCATTTACAACCGGAGATGAAAAAAAAGGTTTCAAGCCGAGAGAGTCTGATGCAGTGTTTTCAAACTGCCAGACTAATTCACCTGTTGTTAAGTTTAATTTATATGTTGCCGAACCGGTTGAGCTTACATAAACAAATTCGCTGTCAATAACCGGAGAAGTTCTAATCATGCCAAGATTTTTTCTCCAATTTTCACTACCTGTTTTCAAATTGTAGCTCAGTATAGAGCTTTCAGGGTCACCGTCGAATGTAAGAATAATTTCGGAGCTTGAATATGCAGGGCAGTTGGGTGCGCCGCCGATTTTTCCGAATTTCCCAAGGTTTTTTCCCGTTGAAATATCGACTGCATACATATCACCGCGAAGCGTTGAAGTAAATAAAATTGCGTCTGCTGCAATCATTGCAGTTTTCGGAAAACCTGCATCGGCATTAAATGTCCATATTTGACGGATGTTTTGTGATGATATGGAAGTGAACAAGTTCTGGTTCGTATTCTGCGGATTTCCGCCTCTTTGAAGCCAATCATCGGCATTTACTTCAATCCTGTCTTTAATTTTGACTGATGAGCAGCTAAAGAAAAAAATGAGGGTTAAAAATGTTAAGAGAAGAGCAACAACGCTGTTTTTCATAAAAATCTCTCTAACGGGAATTATTAATATAGAATAAATTATTTTATAAAAAAATTCTTTTTTTACCTGTAAAATATCTGGTAAAAATTTTTACATATATGACTAATTACTTGACTTAGTAGGTGCTTTTATCTAATTTAATTCAAACAAACAAAGGAGTGCAAATGAATGAATTCGATGATCTCGATTATTTCGAGGACAGCGATAGTGATAATGAAGGCACGGGTTCTTATGATAAAAACGGGGGAAATTCCAAAAATAAAAAGCGAAAATTCGACATTAATAATCCTTCTGACCCAGAGCTTCTTGAAGAATACATAACCGAGCTTTTCGACAAACAAGAGTTTGACGAAGCTTTAATTCACATTAATAAATACATAGAATTATTTCCTTATTCATCAGAGATGTGGCATAAAAAAGCTCTGATACTCGACGGCATCGGAAAGTTTGATGAAGCAATTGAGTATTACGACAAAGCAATTTTACTGAATCCGAATGATACTGAGATTCATTTAAACAAGGCAATCACTCTCGAGAATCTTGAAAAATACGAAGACTCTATTCAAACACTTTTAAACGTAATGACTATGGAACCTGATAACACAGAAGCCATTTTTAATCTTGGCTTAACATACGAAAGAATTGAAAAATATAATGAAGCCGCAGAGTGCTTCAGAAAAGTAATCTGTCTCGATAACACACACAAAGATGCATATTATGAACTGGGATACTGCTACGATTTTCTTGATATGCTTGAGGAATCTATCATAGCATATAAGAGACACCTTGATTTAGCTCCGCTCAATTATAATGCGTGGTATAATCTTGGTATTGTGCAGAACAGGATGGGCAGATTTATGAAAGCAATTGAAAGTTATGAGATGTCAATTGCAATTAGAGAAGATTTATCACCGGCATGGTATAACATGGGCAATGCTTATGCATCGCTCGGAAGATTATACAAAGCAATCGATTGCTATAATAAAGCACTTGAATTAAAAAACGAAGACCCTTATTGCTATCATAACATCGGAAATGCTTATGAGGAAATAGGCGAGTACAGAAAAGCGATTGATTACTTTACAAAATCAATCGTTCTTGACCCGAAAAATTACGAATCATTTTACGGTAGAGGAAACTGTTATTATTGTCTCGACGAATATGAAAAGGCAATAAATGATTTTAATTCATCGCTTGTGCTTTGCAAGGATTTTTCTGAAATCTGGTATTCAAAAGCCGATGCAGAACTTGCAATGGGAAAAACTGCAGAGGCATTGAAAAGTTATGAGAGAGTTGTAAAGCTCGAAGCTAAAAATTTTGATGCATGGTTTGATTACGGCTGCGCATTGGTTGATACAAAAAGCTTTACAAAGGCAATCAGCGCTTTTGATAATGCAATAAAGCATAATCCTAAATGGGTCGAGCCATACTACGAAAAAGCAAAAGTATATTTTCTTTCCGGTGATTATGCAAAAGGAATTGAAATGCTTGAAGAAGCATTCAAGATAAAACCTGAAGATAGATTTGATTATGATATTAACAGCGGCTTTGAAAAAGTAATGAAGTTTTTAATGAAGAAGTAATCTTTTAGAATGCAGAGGTAAATTTTGTGCCATTCTGATATTCAGGAGGGCACATTTTTTTTTACACCTTTAATTTCACTTCGAAGAGTTTGTGCTCCTTAATCTGAATAATTCTTTTATCCCGCATCTTACGGACAATCTCAAAATTGTGAGTGGCAAATATTACCGCAGTGCCTTTCATGTTTATTTCATTTATGAGCTTAACAATTTCGAGTGAAATAAACGGGTCAAGGTTTCCGGTTGGCTCGTCTGCAATAAGCAACTTTGGCTCGGTAATCATTGCTCTTGCAATTGCAGTCCGCTGAAGCTCGCCTCCGGATAAATCATGCGGAGAATCTTTAAGCTTATCCATAATTCCCAGCTTGGATGAAATATCGTAAACTTTCTTTTTAATCTTATCAGGTTTTTCTCCTGCTATATATAAAGGAACGGCAATGTTTTCATAAATATTGCGGTCATACATAAGCTTAAAATCCTGAAAAATAACCCCGATTTTCCTGCGCAAATAAGGCGTATCGCTTTTTTCCATCTTTGCAAAATCAAAGTCTTCAAAAACAATATCTCCTTTTTGTGGAAGAACGTCTCTATATATAAGCTTGAGCAGAGTAGTCTTTCCTATTCCGCTTTCACCAACGAGAAAAATAAATTCACCGTAGTTAATAAATAAATTTATAGATTTAAAAATTTCTTTTGCGGGATATGAAAATGATACGTTTTCTAATTTAAGCATTAATGATTTTTGTTTTCAGAAATCTTTGCAGCAAGCTTTATAGCATTTACCGTGCTGTTAATATTTGCTTTACCTTCGGCTGCGATATCGAATGCAGTCCCATGGTCAGGAGATGTGCGAACTATACTTATGTTGCCTGTATAATTAACACCTGTTTCATAAGCCATCATTTTAAAAGGGATAAGTCCCTGGTCGTGATACATTGCAATAGTCACGTCAAATTTTTTATAAGTTTTATTGCCAAAATAACCATCTGCAGCAAAAGGACCTTCAATATTAAAACCTGCATTTTTTAGTTTAGTAATTGCAGGCGCAATGATTTTAATTTCTTCGTTTCCTAAAACTCCGCCGTCACCCGAGTGCGGATTAAGAGAGAGGACCGCAATCTTTGGTTTTTTAATATTGAAGTCACGGACTAAAATATTATTCGTTAATATAACCTTATCAATAATTCTTTTTTGTGATATTTTTTTTGCAGTGTCTTTTAAGGAATTATGTCCCGTGACAAGCGAAACGATTAATTTATCAGAGTACAAAATCATTAAGGGCGAGCATTTTGTTAATTTGCCGAGCATTTCAGTGTGACCGTCGAATTTATATCCTGCCAGATTCAATGAATATTTGGAAATTGGCAGAGTGACCATAGCATCAAATTTACCCCTCAAACATAATTCAACAGCTTTCTTAATTGCTAAACCGGAGAGTTTTCCGCAGGATTTATTGGTTTTGCCCGGTTTGAATAAGACACCGGATTTTATTTCAACGACTCTATCTGATGGAATTTTTGGAAGAGATAATTTTTTCGAATAAAAATCCAGAATGGATTTTTTACCGATTACGGTTAAATCAAACTTTGATGCAATGGATTTTCGAGAAAAAATTTTAAGTATAATTTCAGGTCCGATGCCCGCTGGGTCTCCGATTGTTAATAATATTTTAGGCAGAATTTTTGGCAAGATCCTAGAGGTTGTAATTACAATAAAGACCGGGATTCCCGCCTTCGCGGGAATGACTTCAAATAAAATATTAAATGACTAAAAAATATTACTTGTCCTGAACTTCTTCTATCACTGCATCACCCCACAATCCTTCGAGATTATAGAATCTGCGTGTTTGATTCAAAAATATATGTGCAACAACATTAACATAGTCGAGCAGTACCCAGCTTCGGTTAGTATAACCTTCGCTGTGCCATGCGCTTTCTTTTACTTTTCCAAGCTCGTTATCAATATGGTCGGCTATTGCCTTAACCTGAACGTCTGATGAAGCTGAACAAATTACAAAAAAATCAGTAATAGTAGTAAGCTCTTTTAAATCCATTATTACAACATCTTCTGCTTTTTTATCAAGCATTAACTGCGCAATTTTATCTGCTAATTCTTTTGGCTGCATTATTTTTCAGTAAAAGGTTTTAGTTCTTTATAATCTTTTCCGATTACAACAGATGCATCGATATAAAGTTCAGGATTTATCTGTTGTATGATATTCTTTTCATTCACACCGAGTGATGCTGCAATTTTTTTACATTTAAGATTATTTCCTGTTCTGTCTATTATAAGTGTTTTCGGTTCATCGTTTGACTGGTAGTTTCCATAATCAACAACGTCAAATCCCTGTTTGCGCAGAAAATCGGTGAAAATGCCTGCAACTCCGCTCTGGCTTGTGCCATTGAGAACCTCAAGCTGGACAGTCAGATTCGGCTGATTAGTTTTTACTTTTGTCGTGTCAGATAATTTTTGCTGCGGAGGGATATCTTTTCCGGAGTTTGCATTCATTATCAGCGAGAAACCAAGATAAGCACAAACTCCGAACAAGATTATAATTGCAATATTGAGAATATAATTAAGAACATTTTTTTTTGTTTCTTCTTTCAAATCTTCGCGATTCTTTTTCAGTTCGAATAAATATTAATCATCATACCTGTTGTAAAAAGGATTGTAATAATAATCATCCATCTGATAGCTGTTCATGTTTCTGAACTGAACTCTTATGAACGCATTATCGGCAACTTTATAATCCACATCAAGACGCGACAATGAAATTCCGTTTAAGTCATCTCTGAGCATCTGGCTGTATGAACTTCCGAACTGGCTGCTCGCAAAAGGAGAGTATTGCATTGTTATGTCGGCTCTCACGTTCAGCTTATCATTGATTTTATAATTCAATGAGTTTGTATAAGATGCAATTGAGATGTTCCCATACTTAGAAGAAACCATTGAGAAATTCAAGGAATGCTTCATCGAAAAATTATTCGGATTAAAAATACCGAGAATGAGATTATTTGTATTTTTATTTAAACCTCCGAGTTTTACGTCATCAGGTTTTTTTTGAGCTGAAACGCCGGTGGACAGGGAGAGTATAAGTGCTGATATTAACAGGATTTTCTTCATTATAAGTGTTTGGTTAATTTTAGTGAATTATAATCAATTTTTTAATGAAAATATTAATGCATACTTAATTAAAGTAGGTATTTTTATATAAGTTTCACCGTTTTTATGAGTAAATAAGATACTTGGAAGATACTTGCAAAATAATAATAATTTTGCTTATTTCATTAAATCCCACTGGGTCACAAGAACGTTTAGTCCTTTTATTTTGGAATTTTATGTTTTGTTAAAAATATATTATTTAACAAAAATTTAATAATACTTATTTATTTAATAATAAATTATTAAGTATTCATTTAATTAATCAATTAAAAACAAAGGAAAGAAAATGAGAAAGAAACTTTTCTACATTCCGGTGCTAACTATGTTAGTGCTCGGATTCTACTTGGGTTTTAGTGACTTAGACCCTAAAGGAAGTAGAACTCCACAAACTTATTCAGACAATCACGGCAACACCACTCCTGTTGAAATTCAATCAGCAGGTACAGTAGTTTTTGTTGATAGTTTGAATGGTAACAATGATACTACCGCTTTAAAAAGCAGAGGTTATAAGCCATACTATAGAGGTACAGGTCCTCAGGGAACGACCGCAACATGGTATCAGGGAACAACTCCGTTTCCGGCATTTAACGGACCTGCAACAGGTTACGTTGCTGCAAATTACAACGTAGTAACAAACATTAATAACATTGACAGCTGGTTAGTATTACCAAGAATAGCCGGCACAGGAATTTTATCCGGTGACTCTTTATATTTCTATGAAAGGTCAATAACCGGAAATACATTCCCTGACTCAATGAGAGTTATGTATTCGGCTAACGATTCCACTCCTGAAGGAAGCTGGACAGAGCTTGGCAGATTCTTAAATACTATCAGCGGCAGCTGGACTAGAAGAGGATACAGAGCTCCATCAGCATCACTAAACGGAAGATTTGCATTGAGATATTGCGTTGCTAACGGCGGACCAAACGGAGCAAACAGTAACTTTATCGGTGTTGACATGATTACCATCGAAAGAACTGCTGCACCTCCTCCTCCATCAACATGGCATGAGCAAACAACTCCTGTAACCACAACATTGTATTCTGTTTCAGCAGTTGATAATAACGTTGTTTGGGCTTGCGGCGCAGCCGGTAGAGTTATAATGACAACAAACGGCGGAACATGGGTAAATGCAACAGGAACCGGTATTCCTGCAGCACTTGCTTTATATAATATCTGGGGAATCAACAGTACTACTGCTCTCGTTACAGGTTCAGATGCAGTCGGAACATATATTTACAGAACTTCAAATTCAGGTTCTACCTGGACTCAAGTTCATTCACAAGCAGGCGGATTCTTTAATGTTATATTAATGTCAAATGCTACAACAGGTTGGGTACAGGGAGACCCGGTATCAAACAGATGGTCACTCTGGGGAACAACAAACGGCGGCGTAACCTGGGATTCTACAGGAAGATTCCTTCCAATGACAGGCTCAGAAGCTGGATGGAACAACTCTGCTCACTGGGTTGGAAATAACATCTGGTTCGGTACTAATAATACCAAAGTATATTACTCAGCAAACAACGGTCAGACCTGGACAGGTCAGGCACTTGGTGAGTTAAACTCATATGCAGTAAACTTCAATGCAACCGGAACAGGATTTGCCGGAGGTGCACTTTTAAGAATGAGCACTAACAACGGTAGTTCATGGGCTGCGAATACAACTCTCGGAACCGGTAACTTTACAGGTATTGCCAACAATGGAAACGAATGGTGGCAGGTAAGACAAGCAAATGGAATTTTTTATTCTTCAAATAACGGAACCAGCTGGACACAACAACATACTGCACCTGCAGGTACATATTCATTCATTACCAGAGCAAGAGACGGATTTATGTTATATGCTGTCCGTTCAAACGGAGCTGTATCTAAGTGGGGACCAACATCAGGTATAGACCCAGTTTCAACAGTTGCTTCAGATTACAAACTAAGTCAAAACTATCCTAATCCTTTCAACCCGGCAACAAAGATTAACTTCTCATTACCGAAGAACGGATTCGTAACATTAAAAGTTTATGACATCTTAGGTAAAGAAGTTGCTACCTTGGTAAACGAGTTCAAAGCAACAGGAACATATGCAGTTGACTTTAATGCAACAAATCTTGCAAGCGGAATTTATCTATACAAAATTCAGGCTGACGGATTTACTGCAACAAAGAGAATGATGTTAGTTAAGTAATCAATTCTTATAAATTAACTTCCTCTCTGAAAAGAGAGGAAGTTAATTTTCTATACATAAAATCCCATAGTAATAAAATTCTTAAAATTTTCTTATTTTTAAAGATTGTTTTCGTTATTGACAAAGTTGTAAATATTTGACACTTTGCTTAATAATTTTAATCGAATTCGTAAAATTTTATTCCCCATAAAATTCGGAATTTGATACAAATTTTAATTATTCAAATTAAAGGAGAAAAAAATGAAAGGAAAATTTACGCTACTTTATTTCCTTAGTCTTATTTTAGTGATGGGACTTTTAGTTGGTTTTATCAGCCAGATAACTGGAGACCCGAATGCAGATACTGCACCTGTAACCGAAAATACACCGGGAACAGGTTTTGAAGCAGATACAGGCAGACCTCTTACTTTCCCATACCCAACAGCATTTAATTTCAATTATTCAGCAATCCCAGGTCCGAACAGCGGAACTGTAGGTGCTATTATGAATGGCAGCCACTGGATTATGAATAAATGGAATACGCCTAACATGTGGTACAGAAGAAATAATAATGGTCCTTCAGGCGGTCCCGGAACTCTTGCTGATTCTACGACTTACCCGGGTGCAGTCAGAGATTTGACAAACGGACCAGGCGGATTTGTATACGGCGGTTCAGCAACAAATCAGTTAAGAAGAATTAATCCTGCTACCGGTGCTACAATGGCAACCTTTACAACAGCGGGCGCAATTTATAGAGCAATTGCTTATGATCCTAACAGAAAAGGTTTCTGGAACTGTGACTTTGGCGGAAACATTACCTGTTATGATACTGCAGGTGTTTTAAAAGGAACAATTACAACCATTGCAACAGCAAAATACGGCTTGGCATGGGATTCAACTTCAACAGCAGATTCTGCATGGTTATGGGTTTGGAACCAAGGTCCTGGCGGAACAGCTGCTACAACTGCTGAATTGTATAAATATCACGTTGCTTCTGGTACATTAAAAGCAACATATATCTTTAACCTTACCGGTCCCGGTGTTGGTATCGCAGGTGGTGCAGAATGTATGGTTGTTAATAACAAATTCATTCTTGCTTTGAACTGGCAGAACCAGGCAATTACAGGTTATGTATTGAAAGATATGACTCCTTCAAACGTTCAATCAGTTATAACTCGTGGAAGCTTAAATAAAGCTATTCCTGATAATACTCCAGCTGGTATTGCAGATTCATTCATGGTAACAGGTGGTGGAACTGTATTGGGAGTTGAAGTTGTAATTGACTCAATTGTTCATACCTGGTGTGGTGATTTAAAAGTCACTCTTACTCACGCAGGAAAAACCGATACTCTTGTCTCAAGAATGGGAACAGGTACATTCGGTTTAAGTCAGAATGATTTGATCAACGTAGCATTGAAAGATACAGCAACAAGAGGTATCTGGACAGCAACAGCAGCAGACTCAACTCCACAAGGTGGTTTCAGAGGAAGCTGGAGACCTGGATACAGAAGTGCACAGGATTCACTTGCTAAGTTCATAGGAACTTCAGCAGCAGGATCATGGGTAGTAAGAGTTTCTGATAATGCTTCAGGAGATTTGGGAACATGGCACAGATACACTGTGAGAATAACTACCACTTCTGCATTAACAAACAATGAAGTGATTGCAAGCACAATCAGTGATTATACATTATCACAGAACTATCCAAATCCGTTCAATCCTTCAACAAAAATAAACTTCTCAATTCCAAAAGCAGGGTTTACAACATTGAAAGTTTATGACATCTTGGGTAAAGAAGTAGCAACATTAGTAAATGGTATGCAGACCGCAGGTACACATACTATAGACTTTAATGCAAGCAATCTTGCATCAGGAGCTTACTTCTATAGAATACAAGTAGGTGACTTTGTAGCTACAAAGAGAATGTTACTTATTAAGTAATTTAGATTTAAAACGTATTTATTATCAAAAAAGGGGCGAAAGCCCCTTTTTTGTTTCATATTGATTTTATGTTAGCCTTTTTTGATTGACAAATAGATAATAATTTGACACTTTACTTTGCTTATTAATAGTAATTCAGAATTAATATTTTCCATTCAAAATAAGATTTATTAAATTAAACCCCAAAAAGGAGAATTAAATGAGAGTAAGAAAATTACTGTTATATTTTATTCCGTTATTGGTTGTTTCGATTGTTTTTTTCGGATACAAAAATAGCGAAGTAAAAAATACCGCAACTTCATTAACAGAAGCTTACGGCACAGATTATAAAGTTCCTACCTATGAACCCGGCTTTATAGATGCAATAGGTTCATGGTCAACAGGAGCTTTAGCTTTATCAAGATATTATTCAGGCGGTGTTGGTTATTCAAGAAATGATACAGGATGGATTTATACATGGGGCGGTGATTCGGTTGGTGCCGGAAAACCTTCAAGAACAGTTTACAGGTATAATGTTAATACCAATGTATGGTCTCAAGTAGCGCCTTACCCTGATTCAATCAGGATATGCGCATCAGCAAGATTGGGAGATTCTCTTTACGGTATGGGCGGTATTAACATATTCGGCGGAACAGCTCCTCCGGTAGCAGCTATGTATATGTATAATGTAAATACTAATACATGGTCAACAAAAGCACCTCTGCCTCAAGCTTTATATTTTAATAGAGCCGCCGGTTATCAGGATAGTTTGATTTATCATGTTGGTGGATATACCGGTGCAGTGTCTGTAAATAATGTTTATCTCTATAATGCAAAAACAAACACATGGAGAAACGCAACTCCGCTACCTATAGGAACCGCTGAAGGTGCATGTACAATTGTTGGTGATACGATTGTTTACGTCGGTGGATTACAAGGCGGTGTTGTTGTGGGCACAACTTACAGAGGTGTCATCAGTCAGTCAGACAGAAGTGTTATTACCTGGACAACAGGTGCGTCATATCCAACCGGTGTTAAATACAGAATGAATGCATATAATTGGGGCAGCAAAGGAGCATTAGTCGTTGGCGGCGCTGTATCAGGATTTACCGGAACAAACACAACTTATTTATACAGCCCCGGTGCTAATACCTGGACTCTTCAACAAAATAAACCTACAGTTATCTGCGCATATCAGGGTGGTGTTGTAAATTACTCGAGTGGTATTGCAAAATGCGTTATCGCAGGCGGTGTTGGCTCAGGTGCTTTGACCGGAGCTAACGAAATATTTACTGATACTTTAAGTACACCTCCTCCTCCAAGCATTCAGACAACAATCACCCGCGGAAGCTTGAACAAAGCTATTCCTGATAATACTCCAGCTGGTATTGCAGATTCATTCATGGTAACAGGTGGCGGAACTGTATTGGGAGTTGAAGTTGTAATTGACTCAATTGTTCATACCTGGTGTGGTGATTTAAAAGTCACTCTTACTCACGCAGGAAAAACCGATACACTTGTCTCAAGAATGGGAACAGGAACATTCGGATTAAGCCAGAATGATTTAATCAATGTAGCATTAAAAGATACAGCAACAAGAGGTATCTGGACAGCAACAGCAGCAGACTCAACTCCACAAGGTGGATTCAGAGGAAGCTGGAGACCTGGATACAGAAGTGCACAGGATTCACTTGCTAAGTTCATAGGAACTTCAGCAGCAGGATCATGGGTAGTAAGAGTTTCTGATAATGCTTCGGGAGATTTGGGAACATGGCACAGATATACTGTGAGAGTTACAACAACTACTCCATTGACAAATACTGAAACTAATGTATCAGTATTAAATGATTATTCATTGTCACAAAACTATCCAAATCCGTTCAACCCGACAACAAAGATTAACTTCTCAATTCCAAAGTCAGGACTTACAACATTGAAAGTTTATGACATCTTAGGAAAAGAGGTAGCAACTTTAGTAAACGGATTCCAGAATGCAGGAAATTTTGTAGTTGAATTTGATGCAAGCAGATTGGCATCAGGTGCATACTTCTACAGACTGGAAGTTAACGGTTTTGTAAATACAAAGAAAATGTTGCTCATCAAGTAATTTAAAAGTAATATTTCTTGAATTGAAATTTAAAACCCTTTCAAAGAAATTTGAAAGGGTTTTTTATTGTCTTATTCCAACCCTTC
The DNA window shown above is from Ignavibacteria bacterium and carries:
- a CDS encoding ATP-binding cassette domain-containing protein; translated protein: MLKLENVSFSYPAKEIFKSINLFINYGEFIFLVGESGIGKTTLLKLIYRDVLPQKGDIVFEDFDFAKMEKSDTPYLRRKIGVIFQDFKLMYDRNIYENIAVPLYIAGEKPDKIKKKVYDISSKLGIMDKLKDSPHDLSGGELQRTAIARAMITEPKLLIADEPTGNLDPFISLEIVKLINEINMKGTAVIFATHNFEIVRKMRDKRIIQIKEHKLFEVKLKV
- the pdxA gene encoding 4-hydroxythreonine-4-phosphate dehydrogenase PdxA; this translates as MPKILPKILLTIGDPAGIGPEIILKIFSRKSIASKFDLTVIGKKSILDFYSKKLSLPKIPSDRVVEIKSGVLFKPGKTNKSCGKLSGLAIKKAVELCLRGKFDAMVTLPISKYSLNLAGYKFDGHTEMLGKLTKCSPLMILYSDKLIVSLVTGHNSLKDTAKKISQKRIIDKVILTNNILVRDFNIKKPKIAVLSLNPHSGDGGVLGNEEIKIIAPAITKLKNAGFNIEGPFAADGYFGNKTYKKFDVTIAMYHDQGLIPFKMMAYETGVNYTGNISIVRTSPDHGTAFDIAAEGKANINSTVNAIKLAAKISENKNH
- a CDS encoding choice-of-anchor J domain-containing protein, translated to MRKKLFYIPVLTMLVLGFYLGFSDLDPKGSRTPQTYSDNHGNTTPVEIQSAGTVVFVDSLNGNNDTTALKSRGYKPYYRGTGPQGTTATWYQGTTPFPAFNGPATGYVAANYNVVTNINNIDSWLVLPRIAGTGILSGDSLYFYERSITGNTFPDSMRVMYSANDSTPEGSWTELGRFLNTISGSWTRRGYRAPSASLNGRFALRYCVANGGPNGANSNFIGVDMITIERTAAPPPPSTWHEQTTPVTTTLYSVSAVDNNVVWACGAAGRVIMTTNGGTWVNATGTGIPAALALYNIWGINSTTALVTGSDAVGTYIYRTSNSGSTWTQVHSQAGGFFNVILMSNATTGWVQGDPVSNRWSLWGTTNGGVTWDSTGRFLPMTGSEAGWNNSAHWVGNNIWFGTNNTKVYYSANNGQTWTGQALGELNSYAVNFNATGTGFAGGALLRMSTNNGSSWAANTTLGTGNFTGIANNGNEWWQVRQANGIFYSSNNGTSWTQQHTAPAGTYSFITRARDGFMLYAVRSNGAVSKWGPTSGIDPVSTVASDYKLSQNYPNPFNPATKINFSLPKNGFVTLKVYDILGKEVATLVNEFKATGTYAVDFNATNLASGIYLYKIQADGFTATKRMMLVK
- a CDS encoding tetratricopeptide repeat protein, whose translation is MNEFDDLDYFEDSDSDNEGTGSYDKNGGNSKNKKRKFDINNPSDPELLEEYITELFDKQEFDEALIHINKYIELFPYSSEMWHKKALILDGIGKFDEAIEYYDKAILLNPNDTEIHLNKAITLENLEKYEDSIQTLLNVMTMEPDNTEAIFNLGLTYERIEKYNEAAECFRKVICLDNTHKDAYYELGYCYDFLDMLEESIIAYKRHLDLAPLNYNAWYNLGIVQNRMGRFMKAIESYEMSIAIREDLSPAWYNMGNAYASLGRLYKAIDCYNKALELKNEDPYCYHNIGNAYEEIGEYRKAIDYFTKSIVLDPKNYESFYGRGNCYYCLDEYEKAINDFNSSLVLCKDFSEIWYSKADAELAMGKTAEALKSYERVVKLEAKNFDAWFDYGCALVDTKSFTKAISAFDNAIKHNPKWVEPYYEKAKVYFLSGDYAKGIEMLEEAFKIKPEDRFDYDINSGFEKVMKFLMKK
- a CDS encoding LytR C-terminal domain-containing protein, with protein sequence MKEETKKNVLNYILNIAIIILFGVCAYLGFSLIMNANSGKDIPPQQKLSDTTKVKTNQPNLTVQLEVLNGTSQSGVAGIFTDFLRKQGFDVVDYGNYQSNDEPKTLIIDRTGNNLKCKKIAASLGVNEKNIIQQINPELYIDASVVIGKDYKELKPFTEK
- the rsfS gene encoding ribosome silencing factor, coding for MQPKELADKIAQLMLDKKAEDVVIMDLKELTTITDFFVICSASSDVQVKAIADHIDNELGKVKESAWHSEGYTNRSWVLLDYVNVVAHIFLNQTRRFYNLEGLWGDAVIEEVQDK
- a CDS encoding PQQ-binding-like beta-propeller repeat protein is translated as MKNSVVALLLTFLTLIFFFSCSSVKIKDRIEVNADDWLQRGGNPQNTNQNLFTSISSQNIRQIWTFNADAGFPKTAMIAADAILFTSTLRGDMYAVDISTGKNLGKFGKIGGAPNCPAYSSSEIILTFDGDPESSILSYNLKTGSENWRKNLGMIRTSPVIDSEFVYVSSTGSATYKLNLTTGELVWQFENTASDSLGLKPFFSSPVVNGNNVIVCNVNGFIYCLNKQTGKINWSYKTNAPVYSDPSIYNNKLFVCSDDKNIYCMNLDGSLLWKKDLNTTFISSCSFYGNNVIVSGVDGVIHSLDVNSGNENWQFKTAGTINGSPLVVNDKILISSLDRNFYILNTNDGSKFWEMSFESRLKASPLVWKNFLFIACENKEIYCFKYE
- a CDS encoding T9SS type A sorting domain-containing protein, with the protein product MKGKFTLLYFLSLILVMGLLVGFISQITGDPNADTAPVTENTPGTGFEADTGRPLTFPYPTAFNFNYSAIPGPNSGTVGAIMNGSHWIMNKWNTPNMWYRRNNNGPSGGPGTLADSTTYPGAVRDLTNGPGGFVYGGSATNQLRRINPATGATMATFTTAGAIYRAIAYDPNRKGFWNCDFGGNITCYDTAGVLKGTITTIATAKYGLAWDSTSTADSAWLWVWNQGPGGTAATTAELYKYHVASGTLKATYIFNLTGPGVGIAGGAECMVVNNKFILALNWQNQAITGYVLKDMTPSNVQSVITRGSLNKAIPDNTPAGIADSFMVTGGGTVLGVEVVIDSIVHTWCGDLKVTLTHAGKTDTLVSRMGTGTFGLSQNDLINVALKDTATRGIWTATAADSTPQGGFRGSWRPGYRSAQDSLAKFIGTSAAGSWVVRVSDNASGDLGTWHRYTVRITTTSALTNNEVIASTISDYTLSQNYPNPFNPSTKINFSIPKAGFTTLKVYDILGKEVATLVNGMQTAGTHTIDFNASNLASGAYFYRIQVGDFVATKRMLLIK